A genomic region of Capra hircus breed San Clemente chromosome 19, ASM170441v1, whole genome shotgun sequence contains the following coding sequences:
- the MINK1 gene encoding misshapen-like kinase 1 isoform X4 — protein MGDPAPARSLDDIDLSALRDPAGIFELVEVVGNGTYGQVYKGRHVKTGQLAAIKVMDVTEDEEEEIKQEINMLKKYSHHRNIATYYGAFIKKSPPGNDDQLWLVMEFCGAGSVTDLVKNTKGNALKEDCIAYICREILRGLAHLHAHKVIHRDIKGQNVLLTENAEVKLVDFGVSAQLDRTVGRRNTFIGTPYWMAPEVIACDENPDATYDYRSDIWSLGITAIEMAEGAPPLCDMHPMRALFLIPRNPPPRLKSKKWSKKFIDFIDTCLIKAYLSRPPTEQLLKFPFIRDQPTERQVRIQLKDHIDRSRKKRGEKEETEYEYSGSEEEDDSHGEEGEPSSIMNVPGESTLRREFLRLQQENKSNSEALKQQQQQLQQQQQRDPEAHIKHLLHQRQRRIEEQKEERRRVEEQQRREREQRKLQEKEQQRRLEDMQALRREEERRQAEREQEYIRHRLEEEQRQLEILQQQLLQEQALLLEYKRKQLEEQRQSERLQRQLQQEHAYLKSLQQQQQQQQLQKQQQILPGDRKPLYHYGRGVNPADKPAWAREVEERTRMNKQQNSPLAKSKPGSAGPEPPVPQASPGPPGPLSQTPPMQRPVEPQEGPHKSLQDQPTRNLAAFPASHDPDPAVPAPTATPSARGAVIRQNSDPTSEGPGPSPNPPAWVRPDNEAPPKVPQRTSSIATALNTSGAGGSRPAQAVRARPRSNSAWQIYLQRRAERGSPKPPGPPAPPPGPPNACSNPDLRRSDPGWERSDSVLPASHGHLPQAGSLERNRVGASSKLDNSPVLSPGNKAKPDDHRSRPGRPASYKRAIGEDFVLLKERTLDEAPRPPKKAMDYSSSSEEVESSEDEEEESNGEPSEGSRDAPGARSDGDTDSVSTMVVHDVEEIAGPQTPYGGGTMVVQRTPEEERSLLHADSNGYTNLPDVVQPSHSPTESSKGQSPPLKDGGSDYQSRGLVKAPGKSSFTMFVDLGIYQPGGSGDTIPITALVGGEGSRLDQLQYDVRKGSVVNVNPTNTRAHSETPEIRKYKKRFNSEILCAALWGVNLLVGTENGLMLLDRSGQGKVYGLIGRRRFQQMDVLEGLNLLITISGKRNKLRVYYLSWLRNKILHNDPEVEKKQGWTTVGDMEGCGHYRVVKYERIKFLVIALKNSVEVYAWAPKPYHKFMAFKSFADLPHRPLLVDLTVEEGQRLKVIYGSSAGFHAVDVDSGNSYDIYIPVHIQSQITPHAIIFLPNTDGMEMLLCYEDEGVYVNTYGRIIKDVVLQWGEMPTSVAYICSNQIMGWGEKAIEIRSVETGHLDGVFMHKRAQRLKFLCERNDKVFFASVRSGGSSQVYFMTLNRNCIMNW, from the exons gACCCTGCAGGCATCTTCGAGCTGGTAGAGGTGGTTGGCAATGGCACCTACGGACAGGTGTACAAG GGTCGGCATGTCAAGACTGGGCAGCTGGCTGCCATCAAAGTCATGGACGTCACGGAG GATGAGGAGGAAGAGATCAAACAGGAGATCAACATGTTGAAAAAATACTCTCACCACCGCAACATCGCCACCTACTACGGGGCCTTCATCAAGAAGAGCCCCCCAGGGAACGACGACCAGCTCTGG CTGGTGATGGAGTTCTGTGGTGCTGGTTCTGTAACGGACTTGGTGAAGAACACAAAAGGGAATGCCCTGAAGGAGGACTGTATAGCCTACATCTGCAGGGAGATTCTCCGG ggTCTGGCCCATCTCCACGCCCACAAGGTGATCCACCGAGACATCAAAGGGCAGAACGTGCTGCTGACGGAGAATGCCGAGGTCAAGCTAG TGGATTTCGGGGTGAGTGCACAGCTGGACCGCACCGTGGGCAGGCGGAACACGTTCATCGGGACCCCCTACTGGATGGCCCCCGAGGTCATCGCCTGTGATGAGAACCCTGATGCCACCTACGATTACAGG AGTGACATTTGGTCTCTAGGAATCACAGCCATCGAGATGGCAGAGGGAGCCCCCC ctctgtgtgacatGCACCCCATGCGAGCCCTCTTCCTTATCCCCCGGAACCCACCACCCAGGCTCAAGTCCAAGAAATG GTCTAAGAAGTTCATTGACTTCATTGACACGTGTCTCATCAAGGCTTACCTGAGCCGCCCACCCACTGAGCAGCTGCTCAAGTTCCCTTTCATCCGTGACCAGCCCACCGAGCGGCAGGTACGCATCCAGCTCAAGGACCACATTGACAGATCCCGGAAGAAGCGAGGCGAGAAAG AGGAGACGGAATATGAATACAGTGGCAGCGAAGAGGAGGATGACAGCCACGGAGAGGAAGGGGAGCCAAG CTCCATCATGAACGTGCCGGGGGAGTCGACCCTCCGCCGGGAATTCCTCCGGCTCCAGCAGGAGAACAAGAGCAACTCAGAGGCtttaaagcagcagcagcagcagctgcagcagcagcaacaacgaGACCCGGAGGCACACATCAAACACCTCCTGCACCAGCGCCAGCGGCGCATCGAGGAGCAGAAGGAGGAGCGGCGGCGGGTTGAggag CAACAGCGGCGGGAGCGGGAGCAGCGGAAGCTGCAGGAGAAGGAGCAGCAGCGGCGGCTGGAGGACATGCAGGCTCTGCGGCGGGAGGAGGAGCGGCGGCAGGCGGAGCGCGAGCAG gaGTATATCCGTCACAGGCTAGAGGAGGAGCAGCGACAGCTCGAGATCCTTCAGCAACAGCTGCTCCAGGAACAGGCCCTGCTGCTG GAATACAAGCGGAAGCAGCTGGAGGAGCAACGGCAGTCCGAGCGCCTGCAGAGGCAGCTGCAGCAGGAGCATGCCTACCTCAAGtccctgcagcagcagcagcagcagcagcagcttcagaaACAGCAGCAGATCCTGCCCGGGGACCGGAAGCCCCTGTATCACTATGGTCGGGGCGTCAACCCTGCCGACAAGCCAGCCTGGGCCCGAGAG GTGGAAGAGAGAACAAGGATGAACAAACAGCAGAACTCTCCCTTGGCCAAGAGCAAGCCAGGCAGCGCAGGGCCTGAGCCCCCCGTCCCCCAGGCCTCCCCCGGGCCCCCAGGACCCCTTTCCCAAACTCCTCCTATGCAGAGGCCGGTAGAGCCCCAGGAGGGACCGCACAAG TCCCTGCAGGACCAACCCACCCGAAACCTGGCTGCCTTCCCCGCCTCCCACGACCCCGACCCCGCTGTGCCCGCACCCACCGCCACGCCGAGTGCCCGAGGAGCTGTCATCCGGCAGAACTCAGACCCCACTTCCGAAGGGCCTGGCCCCAGCCCGAACCCCCCAGCCTGGGTCCGGCCTGATAATGAGGCCCCTCCAAAG gTGCCTCAGAGGACCTCATCAATCGCCACTGCCCTTAACACCAGTGGGGCCGGAGGGTCCCGGCCAGCGCAGGCGGTCCGTGCTAG ACCTCGCAGCAACTCCGCCTGGCAAATCTATCTGCAAAGGCGGGCAGAGCGGGGCAGCCCCAAGCCTCCAGGGCCCCCCGCTCCGCCCCCCGGCCCGCCCAACGCCTGTAG TAACCCCGACCTCAGGAGGAGCGACCCCGGCTGGGAGCGCTCAGACAGCGTCCTCCCGGCCTCTCACGGGCACCTCCCACAAGCCGGCTCGCTGGAGCGGAACCGGGTGGGAG CCTCCTCCAAACTGGACAACTCCCCTGTGCTCTCTCCTGGAAACAAAGCCAAGCCCGATGACCACCGCTCGCGGCCAGGCCGGCCCGCA AGCTATAAGCGAGCCATTGGTGAG GATTTCGTCCTACTGAAAGAGCGGACCCTGGACGAGGCCCCCCGGCCTCCCAAGAAGGCCATGGACTACTCGTCGTCCAGCGAGGAGGTGGAGAGCAGCGAGGATGAGGAAGAGGAGAGCAATGGCGAGCCGTCAGAGGGGAGCAGAGACGCCCCTGGGGCCCG CAGCGATGGAGACACAGACAGCGTCAGCACCATGGTGGTCCACGACGTGGAGGAGATAGCCGGGCCCCAGACCCCCTATGGGGGTGGCACCATGGTGGTCCAGCGA ACCCCCGAGGAGGAGCGCAGCCTGCTGCACGCCGACAGCAATGGCTACACAAACCTGCCAGACGTGGTGCAGCCCAGCCACTCGCCCACTGAGAGCAGCAAAGGTCAAAGCCCCCCCTTGAAGGATGGAGGCAGTGAC TACCAGTCTCGTGGGCTGGTAAAAGCCCCCGGCAAGAGCTCGTTTACGATGTTTGTGGACCTGGGGATCTACCAGCCCGGAGGCAGTGGGGACACCATTCCCATTACAG CCCTGGTGGGTGGAGAGGGCAGTCGGCTCGATCAGCTACAGTACGACGTGAGGAAAGGCTCTGTGGTCAACGTGAACCCCACCAACACCCGGGCCCACAGCGAAACCCCCGAGATTCGGAAGTACAAGAAGCGGTTCAATTCCGAGATCCTCTGTGCGGCCCTTTGGG GGGTCAACCTGCTGGTGGGCACGGAGAACGGGCTGATGCTGCTGGACCGCAGCGGGCAGGGCAAGGTGTATGGACTCATCGGGCGGCGGCGCTTCCAGCAGATGGACGTGCTGGAGGGACTCAACTTGCTCATCACCATCTCAG GGAAAAGGAACAAACTGCGGGTGTATTACCTGTCCTGGCTCCGGAACAAGATTCTGCACAATGATCCGGAAGTGGAGAAGAAGCAAGGCTGGACCACTGTGGGGGACATGGAGGGCTGCGGGCACTACCGCGTGG TGAAATACGAACGCATCAAGTTCCTGGTCATCGCCCTGAAGAACTCTGTGGAGGTGTATGCCTGGGCCCCCAAACCTTACCACAAATTCATGGCTTTCAAG TCCTTTGCTGACCTCCCGCACCGCCCTCTACTGGTGGACCTGACCGTAGAGGAGGGCCAGCGGCTCAAGGTCATCTATGGCTCCAGCGCCGGCTTCCACGCTGTGGATGTGGACTCGGGGAACAGCTATGACATCTACATCCCTGTGCAT aTCCAGAGCCAGATCACGCCCCACGCCATCATCTTCCTCCCCAACACGGACGGCATGGAGATGCTGCTGTGCTACGAGGATGAGGGTGTCTATGTCAACACGTACGGCCGGATCATCAAGGACGTGGTGCTGCAGTGGGGAGAGATGCCCACCTCTGTGG CCTACATCTGCTCCAACCAGATCATGGGCTGGGGAGAGAAAGCCATTGAGATCCGCTCTGTGGAGACAGGCCACCTGGATGGGGTCTTCATGCACAAACGAGCCCAGAGGCTCAAGTTCCTGTGTGAGCGGAATGACAAG gtatTTTTCGCCTCGGTCCGCTCCGGGGGCAGCAGCCAAGTTTACTTCATGACCTTGAACCGTAACTGCATCATGAACTGGTGA
- the MINK1 gene encoding misshapen-like kinase 1 isoform X5, translating to MGDPAPARSLDDIDLSALRDPAGIFELVEVVGNGTYGQVYKGRHVKTGQLAAIKVMDVTEDEEEEIKQEINMLKKYSHHRNIATYYGAFIKKSPPGNDDQLWLVMEFCGAGSVTDLVKNTKGNALKEDCIAYICREILRGLAHLHAHKVIHRDIKGQNVLLTENAEVKLVDFGVSAQLDRTVGRRNTFIGTPYWMAPEVIACDENPDATYDYRSDIWSLGITAIEMAEGAPPLCDMHPMRALFLIPRNPPPRLKSKKWSKKFIDFIDTCLIKAYLSRPPTEQLLKFPFIRDQPTERQVRIQLKDHIDRSRKKRGEKEETEYEYSGSEEEDDSHGEEGEPSSIMNVPGESTLRREFLRLQQENKSNSEALKQQQQQLQQQQQRDPEAHIKHLLHQRQRRIEEQKEERRRVEEQQRREREQRKLQEKEQQRRLEDMQALRREEERRQAEREQEYKRKQLEEQRQSERLQRQLQQEHAYLKSLQQQQQQQQLQKQQQILPGDRKPLYHYGRGVNPADKPAWAREVEERTRMNKQQNSPLAKSKPGSAGPEPPVPQASPGPPGPLSQTPPMQRPVEPQEGPHKSLVAHRVPLKPYAAPVPRSQSLQDQPTRNLAAFPASHDPDPAVPAPTATPSARGAVIRQNSDPTSEGPGPSPNPPAWVRPDNEAPPKVPQRTSSIATALNTSGAGGSRPAQAVRARPRSNSAWQIYLQRRAERGSPKPPGPPAPPPGPPNACSNPDLRRSDPGWERSDSVLPASHGHLPQAGSLERNRVGASSKLDNSPVLSPGNKAKPDDHRSRPGRPASYKRAIGEDFVLLKERTLDEAPRPPKKAMDYSSSSEEVESSEDEEEESNGEPSEGSRDAPGARSDGDTDSVSTMVVHDVEEIAGPQTPYGGGTMVVQRTPEEERSLLHADSNGYTNLPDVVQPSHSPTESSKGQSPPLKDGGSDYQSRGLVKAPGKSSFTMFVDLGIYQPGGSGDTIPITALVGGEGSRLDQLQYDVRKGSVVNVNPTNTRAHSETPEIRKYKKRFNSEILCAALWGVNLLVGTENGLMLLDRSGQGKVYGLIGRRRFQQMDVLEGLNLLITISGKRNKLRVYYLSWLRNKILHNDPEVEKKQGWTTVGDMEGCGHYRVVKYERIKFLVIALKNSVEVYAWAPKPYHKFMAFKSFADLPHRPLLVDLTVEEGQRLKVIYGSSAGFHAVDVDSGNSYDIYIPVHIQSQITPHAIIFLPNTDGMEMLLCYEDEGVYVNTYGRIIKDVVLQWGEMPTSVAYICSNQIMGWGEKAIEIRSVETGHLDGVFMHKRAQRLKFLCERNDKVFFASVRSGGSSQVYFMTLNRNCIMNW from the exons gACCCTGCAGGCATCTTCGAGCTGGTAGAGGTGGTTGGCAATGGCACCTACGGACAGGTGTACAAG GGTCGGCATGTCAAGACTGGGCAGCTGGCTGCCATCAAAGTCATGGACGTCACGGAG GATGAGGAGGAAGAGATCAAACAGGAGATCAACATGTTGAAAAAATACTCTCACCACCGCAACATCGCCACCTACTACGGGGCCTTCATCAAGAAGAGCCCCCCAGGGAACGACGACCAGCTCTGG CTGGTGATGGAGTTCTGTGGTGCTGGTTCTGTAACGGACTTGGTGAAGAACACAAAAGGGAATGCCCTGAAGGAGGACTGTATAGCCTACATCTGCAGGGAGATTCTCCGG ggTCTGGCCCATCTCCACGCCCACAAGGTGATCCACCGAGACATCAAAGGGCAGAACGTGCTGCTGACGGAGAATGCCGAGGTCAAGCTAG TGGATTTCGGGGTGAGTGCACAGCTGGACCGCACCGTGGGCAGGCGGAACACGTTCATCGGGACCCCCTACTGGATGGCCCCCGAGGTCATCGCCTGTGATGAGAACCCTGATGCCACCTACGATTACAGG AGTGACATTTGGTCTCTAGGAATCACAGCCATCGAGATGGCAGAGGGAGCCCCCC ctctgtgtgacatGCACCCCATGCGAGCCCTCTTCCTTATCCCCCGGAACCCACCACCCAGGCTCAAGTCCAAGAAATG GTCTAAGAAGTTCATTGACTTCATTGACACGTGTCTCATCAAGGCTTACCTGAGCCGCCCACCCACTGAGCAGCTGCTCAAGTTCCCTTTCATCCGTGACCAGCCCACCGAGCGGCAGGTACGCATCCAGCTCAAGGACCACATTGACAGATCCCGGAAGAAGCGAGGCGAGAAAG AGGAGACGGAATATGAATACAGTGGCAGCGAAGAGGAGGATGACAGCCACGGAGAGGAAGGGGAGCCAAG CTCCATCATGAACGTGCCGGGGGAGTCGACCCTCCGCCGGGAATTCCTCCGGCTCCAGCAGGAGAACAAGAGCAACTCAGAGGCtttaaagcagcagcagcagcagctgcagcagcagcaacaacgaGACCCGGAGGCACACATCAAACACCTCCTGCACCAGCGCCAGCGGCGCATCGAGGAGCAGAAGGAGGAGCGGCGGCGGGTTGAggag CAACAGCGGCGGGAGCGGGAGCAGCGGAAGCTGCAGGAGAAGGAGCAGCAGCGGCGGCTGGAGGACATGCAGGCTCTGCGGCGGGAGGAGGAGCGGCGGCAGGCGGAGCGCGAGCAG GAATACAAGCGGAAGCAGCTGGAGGAGCAACGGCAGTCCGAGCGCCTGCAGAGGCAGCTGCAGCAGGAGCATGCCTACCTCAAGtccctgcagcagcagcagcagcagcagcagcttcagaaACAGCAGCAGATCCTGCCCGGGGACCGGAAGCCCCTGTATCACTATGGTCGGGGCGTCAACCCTGCCGACAAGCCAGCCTGGGCCCGAGAG GTGGAAGAGAGAACAAGGATGAACAAACAGCAGAACTCTCCCTTGGCCAAGAGCAAGCCAGGCAGCGCAGGGCCTGAGCCCCCCGTCCCCCAGGCCTCCCCCGGGCCCCCAGGACCCCTTTCCCAAACTCCTCCTATGCAGAGGCCGGTAGAGCCCCAGGAGGGACCGCACAAG AGCCTGGTGGCACACCGGGTCCCACTGAAGCCATATGCAGCGCCTGTACCCCGCTCCCAGTCCCTGCAGGACCAACCCACCCGAAACCTGGCTGCCTTCCCCGCCTCCCACGACCCCGACCCCGCTGTGCCCGCACCCACCGCCACGCCGAGTGCCCGAGGAGCTGTCATCCGGCAGAACTCAGACCCCACTTCCGAAGGGCCTGGCCCCAGCCCGAACCCCCCAGCCTGGGTCCGGCCTGATAATGAGGCCCCTCCAAAG gTGCCTCAGAGGACCTCATCAATCGCCACTGCCCTTAACACCAGTGGGGCCGGAGGGTCCCGGCCAGCGCAGGCGGTCCGTGCTAG ACCTCGCAGCAACTCCGCCTGGCAAATCTATCTGCAAAGGCGGGCAGAGCGGGGCAGCCCCAAGCCTCCAGGGCCCCCCGCTCCGCCCCCCGGCCCGCCCAACGCCTGTAG TAACCCCGACCTCAGGAGGAGCGACCCCGGCTGGGAGCGCTCAGACAGCGTCCTCCCGGCCTCTCACGGGCACCTCCCACAAGCCGGCTCGCTGGAGCGGAACCGGGTGGGAG CCTCCTCCAAACTGGACAACTCCCCTGTGCTCTCTCCTGGAAACAAAGCCAAGCCCGATGACCACCGCTCGCGGCCAGGCCGGCCCGCA AGCTATAAGCGAGCCATTGGTGAG GATTTCGTCCTACTGAAAGAGCGGACCCTGGACGAGGCCCCCCGGCCTCCCAAGAAGGCCATGGACTACTCGTCGTCCAGCGAGGAGGTGGAGAGCAGCGAGGATGAGGAAGAGGAGAGCAATGGCGAGCCGTCAGAGGGGAGCAGAGACGCCCCTGGGGCCCG CAGCGATGGAGACACAGACAGCGTCAGCACCATGGTGGTCCACGACGTGGAGGAGATAGCCGGGCCCCAGACCCCCTATGGGGGTGGCACCATGGTGGTCCAGCGA ACCCCCGAGGAGGAGCGCAGCCTGCTGCACGCCGACAGCAATGGCTACACAAACCTGCCAGACGTGGTGCAGCCCAGCCACTCGCCCACTGAGAGCAGCAAAGGTCAAAGCCCCCCCTTGAAGGATGGAGGCAGTGAC TACCAGTCTCGTGGGCTGGTAAAAGCCCCCGGCAAGAGCTCGTTTACGATGTTTGTGGACCTGGGGATCTACCAGCCCGGAGGCAGTGGGGACACCATTCCCATTACAG CCCTGGTGGGTGGAGAGGGCAGTCGGCTCGATCAGCTACAGTACGACGTGAGGAAAGGCTCTGTGGTCAACGTGAACCCCACCAACACCCGGGCCCACAGCGAAACCCCCGAGATTCGGAAGTACAAGAAGCGGTTCAATTCCGAGATCCTCTGTGCGGCCCTTTGGG GGGTCAACCTGCTGGTGGGCACGGAGAACGGGCTGATGCTGCTGGACCGCAGCGGGCAGGGCAAGGTGTATGGACTCATCGGGCGGCGGCGCTTCCAGCAGATGGACGTGCTGGAGGGACTCAACTTGCTCATCACCATCTCAG GGAAAAGGAACAAACTGCGGGTGTATTACCTGTCCTGGCTCCGGAACAAGATTCTGCACAATGATCCGGAAGTGGAGAAGAAGCAAGGCTGGACCACTGTGGGGGACATGGAGGGCTGCGGGCACTACCGCGTGG TGAAATACGAACGCATCAAGTTCCTGGTCATCGCCCTGAAGAACTCTGTGGAGGTGTATGCCTGGGCCCCCAAACCTTACCACAAATTCATGGCTTTCAAG TCCTTTGCTGACCTCCCGCACCGCCCTCTACTGGTGGACCTGACCGTAGAGGAGGGCCAGCGGCTCAAGGTCATCTATGGCTCCAGCGCCGGCTTCCACGCTGTGGATGTGGACTCGGGGAACAGCTATGACATCTACATCCCTGTGCAT aTCCAGAGCCAGATCACGCCCCACGCCATCATCTTCCTCCCCAACACGGACGGCATGGAGATGCTGCTGTGCTACGAGGATGAGGGTGTCTATGTCAACACGTACGGCCGGATCATCAAGGACGTGGTGCTGCAGTGGGGAGAGATGCCCACCTCTGTGG CCTACATCTGCTCCAACCAGATCATGGGCTGGGGAGAGAAAGCCATTGAGATCCGCTCTGTGGAGACAGGCCACCTGGATGGGGTCTTCATGCACAAACGAGCCCAGAGGCTCAAGTTCCTGTGTGAGCGGAATGACAAG gtatTTTTCGCCTCGGTCCGCTCCGGGGGCAGCAGCCAAGTTTACTTCATGACCTTGAACCGTAACTGCATCATGAACTGGTGA